In Paenibacillus guangzhouensis, a single window of DNA contains:
- the cydD gene encoding thiol reductant ABC exporter subunit CydD, with translation MGKDVMGLKGAKSVLALTAILTLVQSVSIILLATWLAEVISALFAGQPLQEQYGKMAMFLFAFILRQVTGLAMQKLAYRFAETTGRDLQQQLLQKLFELGPRFAKKEGTGNLVTLVLDGISQFRTYLELIVPRMMGVAITPALIVVFIFVKDPSAALILIVTMPILIAFMILIGLATKKHTERQLETYRKLSNHFVDSLRGLETLKFLGRSRSHGDTIEQVSDRYRSATMKTLRMAFLSSFALDFFTMLSVASVAVSLGLRLINGEMGLEVALLVLILAPEYFLPVRMVGADYHATLKGKEAGKAMQAMIAEEGLKVGESVLPSGFTWTQNSVLSLANVQVQHEAEGPSSLKDVSLEISGMKRIGIIGESGAGKSTLIDVLGGFLQPNAGTFRLDGVIIPGLHDAAWRGETTYIPQHPYIFDMSLADNVRFYRPEASDEAVLEAIAAAGLQELVAQLPQGMQELIGNGGRQLSGGQEQRVALARAMLSDRSVILLDEPTAHLDIETEMEIKETMLPLFADKLVFLATHRLHWMPDMDLILVMDKGRLAEIGTHDELLVQRGVYYGLMTAEMEGIS, from the coding sequence ATGGGAAAAGACGTGATGGGACTGAAGGGGGCAAAGTCGGTGCTTGCACTGACGGCCATCCTCACCCTCGTTCAAAGTGTATCTATTATATTGCTGGCGACATGGTTGGCGGAGGTTATCTCCGCCTTGTTCGCTGGCCAACCGCTGCAGGAACAGTACGGCAAAATGGCCATGTTCCTGTTTGCTTTTATATTGCGGCAAGTGACGGGGCTTGCGATGCAAAAGCTGGCCTATCGATTCGCAGAGACGACGGGCAGGGACTTGCAGCAGCAGCTGCTGCAGAAGCTGTTCGAGCTGGGACCTCGGTTCGCGAAGAAAGAAGGAACCGGGAATCTGGTCACGCTCGTACTCGACGGCATCTCGCAATTCCGCACCTATCTGGAGCTGATCGTACCGCGGATGATGGGTGTGGCGATCACGCCTGCGCTCATTGTGGTATTCATCTTCGTGAAGGATCCTTCCGCAGCGCTTATTCTGATCGTGACGATGCCGATTCTGATTGCATTCATGATCTTGATCGGGTTGGCGACGAAGAAGCATACGGAGCGGCAGCTCGAGACGTATCGGAAGCTCTCGAATCATTTCGTCGATTCGTTACGCGGGCTCGAGACGCTGAAGTTCCTCGGCCGCAGTCGCTCCCATGGGGATACGATCGAGCAGGTGAGCGATCGCTACCGCAGCGCGACGATGAAGACGCTGCGGATGGCGTTCCTCTCTTCGTTCGCGCTGGATTTCTTTACGATGCTGTCTGTCGCTTCCGTGGCGGTAAGCCTTGGACTGCGTCTCATCAACGGTGAGATGGGGCTTGAAGTTGCCCTGCTCGTGCTGATCCTTGCGCCGGAATATTTCTTGCCCGTGCGGATGGTCGGGGCCGACTATCATGCGACGCTCAAAGGGAAGGAAGCCGGCAAAGCGATGCAGGCTATGATTGCGGAGGAAGGGCTGAAGGTCGGAGAATCAGTGCTTCCGTCTGGATTCACGTGGACGCAGAATAGCGTACTGTCGCTTGCGAACGTGCAAGTGCAGCATGAAGCAGAAGGTCCGAGCTCTTTAAAGGATGTCTCCTTGGAGATTTCAGGCATGAAGCGGATCGGGATTATCGGGGAGAGCGGTGCGGGCAAGTCGACGCTCATCGATGTACTTGGCGGCTTTTTGCAGCCGAACGCAGGCACCTTCCGCTTGGACGGCGTCATCATCCCAGGGCTGCATGATGCAGCGTGGCGCGGAGAGACGACGTACATTCCGCAGCACCCATATATTTTCGATATGTCGCTTGCGGACAACGTGCGGTTCTACCGTCCAGAAGCATCCGATGAAGCGGTGCTGGAGGCGATTGCGGCCGCAGGTCTGCAAGAGCTGGTCGCACAGCTTCCGCAGGGCATGCAAGAGCTGATTGGGAATGGCGGTCGGCAGCTGAGCGGCGGGCAGGAGCAGCGGGTGGCGTTGGCGCGCGCTATGCTCAGCGATCGTTCGGTCATCCTGCTCGATGAACCGACGGCACATCTGGATATTGAGACAGAGATGGAGATCAAGGAGACGATGCTGCCCTTATTCGCAGATAAGCTCGTGTTCCTTGCGACGCATCGATTGCATTGGATGCCGGACATGGATCTCATCTTGGTGATGGATAAAGGCCGACTGGCTGAGATCGGGACGCATGATGAGCTGCTTGTGCAGCGCGGCGTCTATTACGGACTGATGACGGCAGAAATGGAGGGGATATCGTGA
- the cydC gene encoding thiol reductant ABC exporter subunit CydC, with protein sequence MREESWFRPYVRQHGWRFAIVIALSLLTVLAASSLMFTSGFLISKSALRPENILLVYVPVVLVRTFGISRAVIHYVERLASHDAILRILSKMRVRLYRMLEPQALFIRSRYRTGDVLGALADDIEYLQNVYLRTVFPTVVALVMYVAVIAVLGWFDIGFACLMGLYLFVLVFVLPGVSLRITYARHEQMKQQRSRLYRKLTDAVLGMGDWMISGRAAQFAAAYEADEQRVAAIERSLSRWARGRMFIAQCIVGLAVVSMAYWSGQQAASGSFAVTLIAAFTLVVFPLMDAFLPVSEAIEKIPQYRDSLSRLNEMRGGAGESVEGDLTAGVSFTVGQNAHIQLTNVRYRYSSSEVNAGTSASLSGLSKPSDWTLENIDLDLPQGKRVAIIGRSGAGKSTLLKLVQGALSPNEGEVLVNGIPAHRYGEQIASVVAVLNQRPHLFDTTVANNLRLGRADASDEEIAQAARQVKLDQLIASLPEGYATPMLETGQRFSGGERQRIALARVLLQNTPVVILDEPTVGLDPRTERELLQTMFLALHGKSLLWITHHLVGVEQMDEVIFIEDGRVAMRGTHEELMAREPRYAKLYRLDRPQINI encoded by the coding sequence GTGAGAGAAGAATCGTGGTTCCGTCCTTATGTTCGGCAGCACGGATGGCGGTTCGCCATTGTTATTGCGTTGTCCCTCCTGACGGTGCTCGCTGCAAGCTCCTTGATGTTCACATCAGGGTTCTTGATCTCGAAATCCGCACTGCGTCCAGAGAATATTCTGCTCGTCTATGTGCCAGTTGTGCTGGTGCGAACGTTCGGGATCAGTCGAGCGGTCATTCATTATGTGGAGCGTCTCGCTTCCCATGATGCGATTCTGCGCATTCTATCGAAGATGCGGGTGAGGTTGTATCGGATGCTCGAACCGCAAGCGTTATTCATTCGTTCACGCTATCGGACGGGTGATGTGCTCGGCGCGCTCGCGGATGATATTGAGTATTTGCAAAATGTTTATTTGCGTACCGTATTCCCGACGGTTGTCGCGCTGGTCATGTATGTGGCTGTCATCGCCGTGTTAGGCTGGTTCGACATCGGGTTTGCGTGTCTCATGGGATTATATTTGTTCGTGCTTGTCTTTGTTCTGCCTGGCGTATCATTAAGGATCACGTATGCGCGGCATGAGCAAATGAAGCAGCAACGCAGCCGATTATACCGTAAACTGACGGATGCCGTGCTCGGGATGGGTGACTGGATGATTAGCGGGCGTGCCGCTCAATTCGCGGCGGCCTATGAGGCCGATGAACAGCGGGTAGCGGCGATTGAACGTTCACTTAGCCGTTGGGCGCGTGGACGGATGTTCATCGCCCAATGTATCGTGGGACTTGCGGTGGTGTCGATGGCCTATTGGTCAGGGCAACAAGCTGCCTCGGGTTCATTCGCCGTGACGTTGATTGCGGCGTTCACGCTCGTCGTGTTCCCGCTGATGGATGCATTCCTGCCAGTCTCGGAGGCCATTGAGAAAATTCCGCAATACCGGGATTCGCTCAGCCGTCTGAACGAGATGCGTGGCGGAGCAGGGGAGTCCGTTGAAGGAGATCTCACGGCCGGCGTATCGTTCACCGTAGGGCAAAATGCGCATATTCAGCTTACGAATGTACGGTATCGTTATTCGTCTTCGGAAGTGAATGCAGGAACAAGCGCTAGTCTGAGTGGACTTTCGAAGCCTTCCGACTGGACGCTCGAGAACATTGACCTCGACTTGCCGCAAGGGAAGCGCGTTGCGATCATTGGCCGCAGCGGAGCGGGCAAATCGACGCTGCTGAAGCTCGTACAGGGGGCTTTGTCGCCGAATGAAGGAGAGGTGCTGGTCAACGGTATTCCTGCACACCGTTATGGCGAGCAGATCGCCTCGGTGGTTGCGGTGTTGAATCAGCGGCCGCATCTGTTCGATACGACGGTGGCGAACAACCTTCGTCTTGGCCGTGCGGACGCTTCGGATGAGGAGATCGCGCAGGCAGCCCGGCAGGTTAAGCTGGATCAACTCATAGCGTCGCTGCCTGAGGGGTATGCGACGCCGATGCTTGAGACCGGGCAGAGGTTCTCCGGCGGAGAGCGACAGCGAATCGCGTTAGCGCGCGTGCTGCTGCAGAACACGCCGGTCGTCATCCTTGACGAGCCAACGGTCGGCCTGGATCCCCGCACGGAGCGGGAACTGTTGCAGACGATGTTCCTTGCGCTGCATGGCAAATCGCTGCTCTGGATCACGCACCATTTGGTCGGTGTGGAGCAGATGGACGAAGTCATCTTCATCGAAGACGGGCGTGTCGCGATGCGTGGTACGCATGAGGAGCTCATGGCGCGGGAACCGCGGTATGCGAAGCTGTACCGACTGGATCGTCCGCAGATTAACATATAA
- a CDS encoding LysR family transcriptional regulator translates to MESQELRIFQCVAEELSFSKAAERLGYVQSNITLRIQKLEQELGVPLFERTNKGVTLLPAGEKLLHYSKQVIHLLEEGKKEVAATPTQAVLRIGATQTLAAQRLPVLLSRYYREFPQAQLSIKTSDQKSLLRNVAHNELDGAFISDQFQDEQVEAVMHWDEELVLISQCGVPPRNLPMIVNAFPDCPYRRLLFEWFERHQQQPSSVIEFDTLNAILTGVREGIGISLLPKSVVPPDMNCMPLPDGLRHVGIQFIVKKTTTRTHALTSFIQMMEKDR, encoded by the coding sequence ATGGAGAGTCAAGAGCTTCGAATATTCCAATGCGTTGCCGAGGAGTTATCCTTCTCCAAAGCGGCGGAACGACTCGGATATGTCCAATCCAATATTACGCTTCGCATTCAGAAGCTGGAGCAGGAGCTCGGCGTCCCCCTGTTCGAGCGCACGAACAAAGGGGTTACGCTCTTGCCTGCGGGTGAGAAGCTGCTGCACTACTCGAAACAAGTGATACATTTGCTAGAGGAGGGCAAGAAGGAAGTAGCCGCTACGCCAACCCAAGCGGTTCTGCGGATCGGAGCTACACAGACCCTTGCTGCCCAGCGGCTGCCTGTCCTACTCAGCCGATATTACCGAGAATTTCCGCAAGCACAGTTATCCATTAAGACCAGCGATCAAAAGAGCTTGCTTCGAAATGTAGCACATAATGAGCTGGATGGCGCATTCATTAGCGATCAATTCCAGGATGAACAAGTTGAGGCAGTCATGCATTGGGATGAGGAGCTCGTGCTCATATCCCAATGCGGCGTTCCTCCAAGGAATCTACCTATGATTGTAAATGCTTTTCCCGATTGTCCTTATCGGCGGCTCTTATTCGAATGGTTCGAACGGCATCAGCAGCAGCCCAGCTCCGTCATCGAATTCGATACGCTGAACGCGATCCTGACAGGCGTCAGAGAAGGCATAGGCATCTCCTTGCTGCCGAAGAGTGTCGTCCCGCCAGATATGAATTGTATGCCTCTCCCTGATGGACTGCGTCACGTCGGGATCCAATTCATCGTCAAGAAAACGACAACAAGGACTCACGCGCTCACAAGCTTCATTCAAATGATGGAAAAAGATAGATAA
- a CDS encoding SDR family NAD(P)-dependent oxidoreductase, protein MELQHKVVVVTGGGTGIGRATSMLLAQKGAIVAVNYSRSGSDAEATVQAIRNMQGQAIAVRADVSNEQEVQQMVADIVHAYGNVHYLVNNASITEQLPMRDLDAVTDAMWDRLLAVNVKGMFHTAKAVAPYMQKNGEGAIVNLGSVAGTTGLGSSLPYAVSKAAVHGLTKSLAHALAPEIRVNAIAPGAVDTRWWAGHEAKMQQLAGSILLQRISTPEDIAESIVSMLLQKSLTGQIITVDNGQTM, encoded by the coding sequence ATGGAACTACAACATAAAGTCGTCGTCGTAACGGGCGGAGGCACCGGGATCGGACGAGCTACGAGCATGTTGCTCGCACAGAAAGGCGCAATTGTCGCGGTCAATTATTCGAGGTCGGGGTCCGACGCGGAAGCGACGGTTCAAGCCATTCGGAACATGCAGGGGCAGGCGATCGCCGTCAGAGCGGACGTATCCAACGAGCAAGAGGTACAGCAGATGGTTGCGGACATTGTACATGCATACGGAAATGTGCATTATCTCGTGAACAATGCGAGCATTACGGAGCAGCTTCCGATGCGTGATCTGGATGCTGTGACGGATGCGATGTGGGATCGACTGCTTGCTGTTAACGTCAAAGGGATGTTCCATACGGCGAAAGCTGTGGCCCCTTATATGCAGAAGAATGGAGAGGGGGCGATCGTGAACCTCGGGAGTGTCGCGGGAACGACAGGGCTCGGCTCCTCGCTGCCTTACGCCGTGTCCAAAGCAGCCGTGCACGGACTGACCAAGTCGCTCGCCCATGCGCTCGCGCCGGAGATCCGCGTGAATGCGATTGCCCCAGGCGCAGTCGACACGCGCTGGTGGGCAGGTCATGAGGCGAAGATGCAGCAGCTGGCGGGCAGCATCTTGCTGCAGCGGATATCGACGCCGGAGGATATCGCGGAGTCGATTGTCTCCATGCTGTTGCAGAAGTCGCTGACAGGGCAGATCATCACCGTGGATAATGGGCAGACGATGTAG
- a CDS encoding DUF4855 domain-containing protein — translation MLLSLALVFSIVFTILPATASAEENAPPEVTQVPENQQPVPEIPSQSEPQPEPSPDLEQPLDTEAAAAAATGYFPPNTAASGNVKNMALLYTGYYGGRTTYEGKELGTYDKNTLLPYVAHYNSSDAMDDTFFDSFLFLGINTPDYRDFGDTADPAKWTYKTDWEWYMNRLFTANQQLDALNQATQQAATTLNRTNYKSKVYIMIPYPNSEITNFGDVDNDGISENLNSTPSNLTKVTKWYIDTVRSRWNQANYSNLELKGFYWFHEDIDVYNQGEVNAVNNTGNYLHTLGLKYAWIPYFGAGQSNNAQNYTFDFTIQQPNHYFVPSSDYSRMTAVTTQATTYNKGIEMEFDERAMHDLDFKNRFDNYLKAGVEYGYMTGAIKGWYQDIFAIYNFYKNKNNSGINGIYDGRQMYEDIYKFTKGTYTIPTNLASGKTAVASTNQSTSFNAAKAVDNLFGTRWSSQQYSNNEWIYVDLGQDYNVNRVKLSWEYAYGKSYKIQVSSDATNWTDVYATTTGDGGVDDIGFAPTTGRYVRMSATERGTMYGYSLYEFQVFGDSVGSGLTTNLALNKTATSSTYQDATLTANNVVDGNGTTRWSSTFADPQWIMIDLGQAYNLNRVILNWELAYGTGYKIQVSNDAANWTDVYTTTTGNGGIDDISFAAVNARYVRMYGTQRAYSFYGYSLYEFQIYGKPNLALNKTATSSSNETAAYTADKAVDGSLTTRWSSLYSNPQWIYVDLGQQYRVNNVKLNWEFAYAKGYRIQLSNDGLNWSDVYVTSEGDGGIDDIYFEPLNARYVRMLATAQGTGYWYSLYEFAVYGS, via the coding sequence TTGTTGTTATCATTGGCGCTAGTCTTCTCGATTGTATTCACGATTCTTCCAGCGACAGCGAGTGCGGAGGAGAATGCGCCGCCGGAGGTCACGCAAGTCCCAGAGAATCAACAGCCGGTACCTGAGATCCCTAGTCAGTCCGAACCGCAACCGGAGCCTTCACCAGACCTTGAGCAACCGCTCGACACCGAAGCCGCTGCTGCCGCTGCGACGGGGTATTTCCCTCCGAATACCGCAGCATCCGGTAACGTGAAGAATATGGCCTTGTTGTATACGGGATACTACGGCGGAAGAACGACATACGAGGGAAAAGAACTCGGCACGTATGACAAAAATACATTATTGCCTTATGTTGCGCACTACAACAGCAGTGACGCGATGGACGACACGTTTTTCGACTCATTTCTGTTCCTAGGAATCAATACTCCTGATTATCGAGATTTCGGTGATACAGCGGACCCTGCCAAATGGACCTATAAGACGGATTGGGAGTGGTATATGAACCGCCTGTTCACCGCCAATCAACAGCTTGATGCGCTGAACCAAGCCACCCAGCAGGCTGCCACTACGCTTAACCGAACAAATTACAAATCCAAAGTATACATTATGATCCCTTACCCCAACAGTGAAATCACCAATTTCGGGGATGTCGACAACGACGGAATCAGCGAAAACCTGAATTCGACGCCCAGTAACCTAACCAAGGTCACCAAATGGTATATCGACACCGTACGAAGCAGATGGAACCAAGCTAATTACAGCAACCTTGAATTAAAAGGCTTCTACTGGTTCCACGAAGATATCGACGTGTACAATCAGGGTGAAGTGAATGCGGTCAATAACACAGGTAACTATCTGCACACCCTTGGCTTAAAATATGCCTGGATTCCGTATTTCGGCGCGGGACAAAGCAACAACGCGCAGAACTACACCTTTGATTTCACGATTCAGCAGCCTAACCACTATTTCGTTCCGAGTTCAGACTATTCGAGAATGACCGCTGTAACCACCCAAGCTACAACATACAATAAAGGCATTGAGATGGAGTTTGACGAAAGGGCGATGCACGACCTCGATTTCAAAAATCGGTTCGATAATTACTTAAAAGCCGGCGTTGAATACGGATATATGACGGGAGCGATCAAGGGCTGGTACCAAGATATTTTCGCGATATATAACTTCTATAAAAACAAGAATAACAGCGGCATAAACGGCATTTATGACGGTAGACAGATGTATGAAGACATCTACAAATTCACCAAAGGGACGTACACGATTCCAACCAACCTGGCATCCGGCAAAACGGCCGTCGCCTCTACGAACCAGAGCACTTCCTTCAACGCGGCCAAAGCCGTCGACAATCTGTTCGGCACGAGATGGTCAAGTCAGCAGTATTCAAACAATGAGTGGATCTACGTCGATCTCGGGCAGGACTATAACGTCAACCGCGTCAAGCTGAGTTGGGAGTACGCATACGGTAAGAGCTACAAAATCCAAGTATCCAGCGATGCAACCAATTGGACGGATGTCTATGCGACAACGACAGGCGACGGCGGAGTCGACGATATCGGCTTCGCGCCTACAACGGGAAGGTATGTGAGAATGAGCGCGACGGAACGGGGGACGATGTACGGCTACTCCCTTTACGAGTTCCAGGTATTCGGAGATAGCGTAGGATCCGGATTAACAACTAATCTAGCATTGAACAAAACAGCTACGTCATCAACCTATCAGGATGCCACCTTGACGGCGAACAATGTGGTGGACGGCAACGGAACGACGAGATGGTCCAGCACATTCGCGGACCCGCAATGGATTATGATCGACCTCGGGCAGGCTTATAACCTGAATCGCGTCATTTTGAATTGGGAGCTGGCCTATGGCACAGGCTACAAGATCCAAGTATCCAACGACGCGGCCAATTGGACGGACGTATACACCACGACAACGGGCAACGGCGGTATCGACGATATCTCCTTTGCTGCAGTTAACGCGAGATATGTCCGGATGTACGGGACGCAAAGAGCCTACTCCTTCTACGGCTATTCCTTGTACGAATTCCAGATTTACGGCAAACCGAATCTAGCGCTGAACAAAACAGCAACCTCCTCTTCTAACGAGACAGCCGCATACACGGCCGATAAAGCGGTAGATGGCAGCCTGACGACGCGATGGTCCAGCTTATATTCCAACCCGCAATGGATCTACGTCGATCTGGGACAACAATACCGCGTCAATAATGTCAAGCTCAACTGGGAGTTTGCCTATGCGAAGGGCTACAGGATCCAATTGTCGAACGATGGACTCAACTGGTCGGATGTGTATGTGACATCGGAGGGCGATGGCGGCATCGACGACATCTACTTCGAGCCGTTAAATGCAAGGTATGTCAGGATGCTGGCGACGGCGCAAGGCACCGGCTACTGGTATTCCCTTTATGAATTCGCTGTATACGGCAGCTGA
- a CDS encoding serine hydrolase domain-containing protein: MMTPEFHGFVQYIKQNKLHVHTVRVLQGENLRWSWDETKDMRRVQHSISKSFTCMAVGIAIAEGKLSLDTKLREVFPQHMQESSVEPALQPGEITLRNLLRMSSGHQNPPLWAEERASLTERDWVKYYMSLPLDWAPGSQFMYSSGDTFMISAMVQAAVGETVRDYLVPRLFEPLGIHDACWETSPLGVTLGCAGLSISTEELSRFGQMLLQRGMWQGQQLVPAAWIDLVTRKQIANGGPADWGQGYGYQFWMCSHGAYRADGAHGQFCIVLPEREAVIAINSKEDNMQGILDGVWAEILPAL; the protein is encoded by the coding sequence ATGATGACGCCAGAATTCCATGGTTTTGTTCAATATATTAAACAGAATAAGCTGCATGTCCATACCGTACGTGTCCTCCAGGGGGAGAATCTTCGCTGGTCATGGGATGAAACGAAAGACATGCGCCGTGTGCAGCATTCCATCAGTAAATCCTTCACTTGCATGGCGGTTGGGATAGCGATTGCAGAGGGAAAATTATCGCTCGATACGAAACTGAGAGAGGTGTTCCCGCAGCATATGCAGGAGAGTTCGGTAGAACCCGCGCTGCAACCAGGCGAGATCACGCTGCGCAACCTGCTGCGAATGTCATCGGGGCACCAGAATCCGCCGTTATGGGCAGAGGAACGCGCCTCTCTTACCGAACGCGACTGGGTCAAGTACTACATGTCCCTGCCGCTCGACTGGGCGCCAGGATCTCAATTCATGTACAGCAGCGGTGATACGTTCATGATTTCGGCGATGGTGCAAGCGGCCGTCGGTGAGACGGTACGGGATTACCTCGTGCCGCGCTTGTTCGAGCCGCTCGGCATCCACGATGCCTGTTGGGAGACTTCGCCCCTCGGCGTGACACTTGGATGCGCGGGACTGTCGATTAGCACGGAGGAGCTGAGCCGATTCGGGCAAATGCTGCTGCAGCGCGGGATGTGGCAAGGACAGCAGCTCGTGCCGGCTGCTTGGATCGACCTCGTGACGCGCAAGCAGATCGCGAACGGCGGCCCTGCCGATTGGGGCCAAGGCTATGGCTATCAGTTCTGGATGTGCTCGCACGGCGCTTATCGAGCCGACGGGGCACACGGGCAGTTCTGCATCGTATTGCCGGAGCGCGAAGCCGTCATTGCGATTAACAGCAAGGAGGACAATATGCAGGGCATATTGGACGGGGTATGGGCTGAAATATTGCCTGCGTTATAG
- a CDS encoding alpha/beta hydrolase, with protein MAHITIETGSPTLRMTTSIHVISPCDSGNNADTTLYLLHGAGDNASTWQRLTTVEQYAARYGCTVIMPEVNRSYYTDMAYGLDYFHYVTEELPALCSRMLRMNTDPHQTYVAGLSMGGYGALKCALTYPDRYAKAVSLSGVTDIQRRLQDPQMPEGMVKEMQAVFGSELIVKPDQDLYALAARRIEEGSPLPDILCCCGTDDPFIAMNRDFAAFMQETPFEFQYVEGPGTHDWRFWEEHLKTTFDFLFHDKT; from the coding sequence ATGGCGCATATCACCATCGAAACAGGATCGCCGACACTCCGCATGACGACGAGCATCCATGTTATATCCCCCTGCGATTCCGGTAATAACGCGGATACGACGCTGTATCTGCTTCACGGCGCTGGCGACAACGCGAGCACTTGGCAGCGGCTGACGACCGTCGAACAATACGCGGCCCGTTACGGATGTACGGTCATCATGCCAGAGGTTAACCGAAGTTATTACACGGATATGGCATATGGATTGGACTATTTTCATTATGTGACGGAGGAACTCCCGGCATTGTGCAGCAGAATGCTCCGTATGAATACCGATCCTCATCAGACGTATGTAGCAGGGTTATCGATGGGGGGCTATGGAGCGCTCAAGTGTGCGCTCACCTATCCAGACCGATATGCCAAGGCCGTCTCTCTTTCCGGTGTTACGGACATTCAGCGTCGCCTTCAAGATCCGCAAATGCCAGAAGGTATGGTGAAGGAAATGCAGGCGGTGTTCGGGAGTGAGCTGATCGTGAAGCCGGATCAGGATCTGTATGCGCTTGCCGCTCGTCGCATAGAGGAAGGCTCACCGCTTCCTGACATCCTGTGCTGTTGCGGGACAGACGATCCATTTATCGCCATGAACCGTGACTTTGCAGCGTTTATGCAGGAGACCCCGTTCGAATTTCAGTATGTCGAGGGACCTGGAACGCATGATTGGCGGTTCTGGGAGGAGCATTTGAAGACAACCTTTGATTTTCTGTTTCACGACAAGACCTAA
- a CDS encoding ABC transporter permease, which produces MKPAALGPDKDPKERKHNGSILTEIWKHKMTYTLLIPGLIWLILFAYLPMGGLSLAFKHYKANLGIWGSPWVGLENFTYVFRDPTFIDALWRTLYINIIKLVIQFPFPIILAVLLNELRMRRTKKLFQTVLTFPHFLSWIIVSGVVINVLSYDGLVNSSLALLGLPTINFLGSEKTFIPMLLLTDIWKSTGWGAIIYLAAISGIDQDQYESAQIDGASRMQQMFRITLPNILPTVTIMFILSVGGLMSSGFDQIFNLANAATKNVSEVLDVYIYRITFQSSTDFSFSTAVSLFRSVVNMVLLLLADRVAKWMGGDGLFR; this is translated from the coding sequence TTGAAACCGGCAGCCTTAGGGCCTGACAAAGACCCAAAAGAACGTAAACATAACGGATCGATCCTAACTGAAATTTGGAAGCACAAAATGACCTATACGCTGTTGATTCCCGGCTTAATATGGTTGATTTTATTTGCGTATTTGCCAATGGGCGGTCTATCGCTTGCCTTCAAGCACTACAAGGCGAATCTGGGCATTTGGGGCAGTCCGTGGGTGGGACTTGAGAATTTCACCTATGTGTTCCGTGATCCAACATTCATCGATGCGTTATGGCGTACGTTGTACATCAACATTATCAAATTGGTGATTCAATTCCCGTTCCCGATCATACTCGCGGTCCTGCTCAATGAGCTTCGCATGCGCCGCACGAAGAAGCTGTTCCAGACGGTTCTGACATTCCCGCATTTCTTATCGTGGATTATCGTATCGGGTGTCGTCATCAATGTGTTGTCCTATGACGGACTTGTGAATAGTTCGCTCGCACTGCTCGGATTGCCGACGATTAACTTCCTAGGGTCGGAGAAGACATTTATCCCAATGCTCTTGCTGACGGATATTTGGAAGTCCACGGGCTGGGGCGCGATCATCTATCTGGCGGCCATTTCCGGGATTGACCAAGATCAGTATGAGTCGGCACAGATTGACGGGGCTTCCCGTATGCAGCAGATGTTCCGCATCACGCTGCCGAACATTCTGCCGACCGTAACGATCATGTTCATACTATCCGTCGGCGGGCTGATGTCCTCCGGCTTTGATCAGATTTTCAACTTGGCGAATGCCGCAACGAAGAATGTCTCCGAAGTGCTCGATGTCTATATTTATCGAATTACGTTCCAATCTTCTACGGACTTCTCGTTCTCAACTGCGGTCAGCTTATTCCGTTCTGTCGTGAATATGGTCCTCTTGCTGTTAGCGGATCGTGTGGCGAAATGGATGGGCGGAGACGGGTTATTCCGATAA